The Arachis ipaensis cultivar K30076 chromosome B07, Araip1.1, whole genome shotgun sequence genome includes a window with the following:
- the LOC107609351 gene encoding probable dolichyl pyrophosphate Man9GlcNAc2 alpha-1,3-glucosyltransferase, with translation MKGKGTSDTVSVVDGDGNQCCWWWWLVHKGTTTTFLIVGLFALLVRAAVSLHPYSGFANPPKFGDYEAQRHWMEITINLPIQEWYRNSTSNDLSYWGLDYPPLTAYQSFIHGLFLRFVHPESVSLFTSRGHESYLGKLLMRWTVLSSDLLILFPAVLYFVIVRYGQPSRSRKSDIGWHIAMLLLNPCLILIDHGHFQYNCISLGFTIGAVAGVLSGKDLVACVLYCLALNHKQMSAYFAPAFFSHLLGKCLRRKHPLLEVSKLGFYVLGTFAAVWWPYLYSKDSILEVLSRLAPFERGIFEDYVANFWCASSIIIKWKRLFTPESLRLLSLIATVITCLPSMIQQIKSPSNRGFLYGLLNCSFAFYLFSFQVHEKSILLPLLPASLLAMEEPFIFKWFMQFAMLSMFPLICRDGLVVPYFALLALFILIFDAPGQQRVKEGNYLYNYLGATTVRLVLFCYFILHIVYLTMNPPEKYPFLFEAIIMNVCFSQFVLVTLGCNIKQWVLNKPTKLEVDKKFI, from the exons ATGAAAGGAAAGGGGACTAGTGACACTGTTAGTGTAGTTGATGGTGATGGAAACCAGTGTtgctggtggtggtggctggtTCACAAGGGAACAACAACTACATTCCTTATTGTTGGATTGTTTGCACTTTTGGTTCGCGCCGCAGTGTCCCTCCACCCTTACTCCGGTTTTGCTAACCCTCCGAAATTTGGGGACTATGAGGCACAGAGGCATTGGATGGAGATCACCATCAATCTCCCAATTCAAGAATGGTATAGAAACAGCACCAGCAATGATTTGAGCTACTGGGGCCTTGATTATCCACCACTCACCGCTTACCAGAGTTTCATTCATGGCCTTTTTCTGAGATTTGTGCACCCTGAATCTGTTTCCCTTTTCACCTCCAGAGGTCATGAGTCTTATCTCGG AAAACTACTAATGAGGTGGACAGTGTTATCATCTGATTTGTTGATACTCTTTCCAGCTGTTCTGTACTTTGTTATTGTTCGCTATGGTCAACCTTCAAGGAGTCGTAAAAGTGACATAGGATGGCACATTGCCATGCTTTTGTTAAACCCCTGTTTGATCTTAATTGACCACGGTCACTTTCAG TACAACTGCATCAGCTTGGGCTTTACCATTGGAGCTGTTGCTGGTGTCCTCTCTGGGAAGGATCTTGTAGCATGTGTTTTGTATTGTCTAGCTCTAAATCATAAGCAG ATGAGTGCATATTTTGCCCCTGCTTTTTTCAGCCATCTCCTGGGTAAATGCTTGAGGCGTAAACATCCGCTCCTTGAGGTATCAAAACTGGGGTTTTATGTTTTGGGAACCTTTGCAGCTGTGTGGTGGCCTTATCTGTATTCAAAGGATTCCATTTTGGAG GTCCTCTCACGCCTTGCTCCTTTTGAAAGAGGAATATTTGAGGATTATGTGGCCAACTTTTGGTGTGCCTCTTCCATTATCATCAAGTGGAAGAGATTATTTACGCCAGAGTCACTGAGGCTTCTCAGCTTAATTGCAACAGTTATAACTTGCCTTCCTTCAATGATTCAACAAATAAAATCTCCAAGTAATCGAGGTTTCCTCTATGGGCTGCTAAATTGTTCATTTGCCTTCTACTTGTTTTCTTTTCAAG TGCATGAGAAGTCCATTTTGCTGCCACTTCTTCCTGCAAGCCTGCTGGCTATGGAAGAGCCTTTTATTTTTAAGTGGTTCATGCAATTTGCCATGCTCTCCATGTTCCCTCTGATATGTCGCGACGGCTTGGTTGTTCCATACTTTGCTTTGCTTGCTCTCTTCATCCTGATATTCGACGCACCTGGTCAACAGAGAGTTAAAGAGGGAAattatttgtataattatttGGGTGCAACAACTGTACGCCttgttttattttgctatttcatTCTTCACATAGTTTACTTGACCATGAATCCACCTGAGAAGTATCCATTCCTTTTTGAAGCAATAATTATGAATGTGTGCTTCTCTCAGTTTGTGCTTGTAACTCTTGGCTGCAATATAAAGCAGTGGGTGTTGAATAAACCTACCAAATTAGAAGTAGACAAGAAGTTTATTTGA
- the LOC107608848 gene encoding PRA1 family protein B3, with product MSAPPTLPQSTNTAAAGAASQPPIATPAFRSFISRLSSSLRQGFSQRRPWTELADRSSFSKPESLTEAYSRIRKNFNYFRVNYVTLIVFALAVSLITHPFSLLVLLGLLASWCFLYLFRPADQPVILYGRTFNDKETLGLLTALTIFVVFLTSVGSLLISASMVGLAIVCAHGAFRMPEDLFLDEQEPGSTGLLSFLGGAATSAAAPVVSRV from the coding sequence ATGTCTGCCCCACCGACACTCCCCCAATCCACCAACACAGCCGCCGCAGGCGCTGCATCTCAGCCTCCCATAGCCACGCCTGCTTTCCGCTCCTTCATCTCCCGCCTGTCATCCTCTCTCCGCCAAGGCTTCTCCCAGCGCCGTCCGTGGACGGAGCTCGCCGATCGATCCTCCTTCTCGAAACCGGAATCCCTAACTGAAGCGTACTCAAGGATCCGCAAGAACTTCAACTACTTCCGCGTTAACTATGTAACCCTAATCGTGTTCGCGCTCGCGGTTTCGCTCATCACGCATCCGTTTTCGCTTCTCGTCCTCCTCGGACTCCTCGCGTCGTGGTGCTTCCTTTACCTCTTCCGCCCCGCAGACCAGCCGGTGATTCTCTATGGCCGCACCTTCAACGACAAGGAAACCCTAGGACTCCTCACCGCGCTCACCATCTTCGTCGTGTTCCTCACCAGCGTCGGGTCGCTCTTGATCTCGGCGTCAATGGTTGGATTGGCCATCGTGTGTGCTCACGGCGCGTTTAGAATGCCGGAAGATCTGTTTCTCGACGAACAGGAGCCAGGATCTACCGGACTTCTTTCGTTCCTCGGTGGCGCCGCCACTTCCGCCGCCGCTCCGGTAGTTTCGCGGGTGTAG